The following are from one region of the Planctomycetota bacterium genome:
- a CDS encoding efflux RND transporter permease subunit, whose protein sequence is MIRKLIDLSIKHRAIVLFGAALLTVWGVWSVINTPIDAIPDLSDTQVIIYSTWKGRDPETIEKQVTYPITAKMLAVPKSKVVRAFSMYSYSLIYVIFEDGTDIYWARSRVLEYLSTIAGQLPEGVTSQLGPDATGVGWIYQYTLEDTSGKYDLGELRAIQDWYVRYPLTTVPDVAEVASIGGFARQFQVIIDPAKLFSLNIPLSRVAEAIKSGNNDAGGASVEVAEREKLLKGIGYIKTLGDLENIVVEVRNGLPILVRDVSKAVVIGPEMRRGIAEKNGEGQVVGGIVVMRFGKNAREVINNVKEKISEISKGLPAGVVIKPVYDRSALINRSIKTLSDQLKEILGMMALVCIIFLFHIQSALVSWLALPIGTLIAFIIMYFLGVNSNIMSLGGIAIALGDMADGAISLVENLHKKLEKNQAGKNHWELVAEAAKEVGPGIFGSLLVLVVSFLPIFALDGQAGRLFKPLAYTKTFALAGGCLITITLIPVLMGYFVRGKIIPEKKNPVNRGLINLYLPILNFCLKYRKTVLLIAVVGLLSMYIPYQKIGSEFMPPLDEGDILYMPTSYPGISVTVAQDALQRQDQIIKMFPEVAVVFGKTGRAETATDPAPLEMVETTISLKPRDEWLARKIKEGYLLGLAEDALASSGLDEQTLKRISRETENMALFRLNKFIRLKIVSSSGQQAELERIIRDELPAKINEELINAIKENLRAENIKFDASNLKLPVSEIPMRPVASTYELMSDDMESEMKFPGFVNAWTMPIKTRIDMLSTGVKTPVAIKVFGPDINIAQEIAKEIETAVKRDPGTQSAIGERFTQGYVTFDIKREECARYGLSVGEVQDIIETAIGGMNISEIVEGPYRFSVNIRYPREMRDNIEELKRVLVSASGGQNIPLMSVADIVFKDGYSSIKTEQSIPVSVVYITLKEGQDVGSYVARVKGFLEGKIKPPAGYYYSFSGQYEYMEALNKRLLVVVPLTLVIITIIVYFTVGSILMTLILLITLPFSLIGGFWYMYIMDFNMSLAVVSGFIVLAGFASQTAIIMHVYLDLAMEEKIKSGIPITKGVINAAMIEGAVMRVRPKIMSVATSFFGLLPLLWTSAAEGGPLLRMAVPLMGGLVTSVIHTLLLIPLYYAIYLEIKYKNKERRKT, encoded by the coding sequence ATGATAAGGAAGCTGATAGATTTATCGATTAAGCACCGGGCGATTGTGCTCTTCGGAGCGGCGCTCCTGACTGTTTGGGGCGTCTGGTCGGTAATCAATACGCCGATTGATGCCATCCCGGATCTTTCCGATACGCAGGTAATTATTTATTCGACCTGGAAAGGGCGCGACCCGGAAACCATAGAAAAGCAGGTCACTTACCCGATAACAGCCAAAATGCTCGCCGTTCCCAAAAGCAAGGTCGTGCGCGCGTTTTCCATGTATAGCTACTCGCTCATCTACGTGATATTCGAAGACGGGACGGATATTTACTGGGCACGCAGCCGCGTCCTGGAATATCTTTCGACCATTGCTGGGCAGCTGCCTGAGGGCGTAACGAGCCAACTGGGGCCCGATGCCACGGGCGTCGGTTGGATTTATCAATATACCCTTGAAGACACTTCCGGTAAATACGATTTGGGCGAATTGCGCGCCATCCAGGATTGGTATGTCCGGTATCCTTTGACCACGGTGCCTGATGTCGCCGAGGTCGCCTCCATCGGCGGCTTCGCCAGGCAGTTCCAGGTGATTATCGACCCGGCGAAATTATTCTCTTTGAATATCCCGCTTTCTCGCGTGGCGGAAGCGATTAAATCCGGCAATAATGACGCCGGTGGCGCCTCGGTGGAAGTCGCGGAAAGGGAAAAACTCCTTAAAGGGATAGGTTATATCAAGACCTTGGGCGACCTGGAAAATATCGTGGTGGAGGTGCGCAATGGGTTGCCGATACTCGTGCGTGATGTCTCCAAGGCGGTTGTAATCGGTCCGGAAATGCGCCGCGGCATCGCGGAGAAAAACGGCGAAGGGCAGGTGGTCGGCGGAATCGTCGTCATGCGCTTCGGCAAGAACGCCCGCGAAGTGATTAATAATGTAAAAGAGAAAATAAGCGAAATATCAAAGGGCTTGCCGGCCGGCGTGGTGATAAAGCCGGTCTACGACCGCTCGGCGCTGATTAACCGCAGTATTAAGACGCTCTCCGACCAGCTGAAAGAAATACTCGGCATGATGGCGTTGGTTTGCATCATCTTTCTCTTTCATATCCAGAGCGCGCTGGTTTCCTGGCTGGCGTTGCCTATCGGCACGCTCATCGCTTTTATCATAATGTATTTCCTGGGCGTAAATTCCAATATTATGTCCCTGGGCGGGATTGCCATCGCGCTGGGCGATATGGCGGATGGCGCTATTTCGCTCGTGGAAAACCTGCATAAGAAGCTGGAAAAAAACCAGGCTGGCAAGAATCATTGGGAACTGGTTGCCGAGGCGGCCAAGGAAGTCGGCCCTGGAATTTTCGGCTCGTTACTGGTTCTGGTTGTTTCGTTCCTGCCTATCTTCGCGCTGGACGGGCAGGCGGGAAGGCTGTTTAAGCCGCTCGCTTATACCAAGACATTTGCCCTGGCCGGCGGATGCCTGATTACGATAACGCTTATCCCGGTTTTGATGGGCTATTTCGTCCGGGGCAAAATTATCCCGGAGAAGAAAAATCCGGTCAACCGCGGATTGATTAATCTTTACCTCCCGATACTTAATTTCTGCCTTAAATACCGCAAAACGGTTTTATTGATTGCGGTTGTCGGATTGCTTTCCATGTATATCCCTTACCAGAAGATTGGTTCGGAATTCATGCCGCCTTTGGATGAAGGTGATATCCTTTATATGCCGACGTCGTATCCGGGAATTTCCGTCACTGTGGCGCAGGACGCGTTACAGCGGCAGGACCAGATTATCAAGATGTTCCCTGAGGTAGCGGTGGTCTTCGGCAAAACCGGCCGGGCGGAGACCGCGACCGACCCGGCGCCGCTGGAAATGGTGGAGACGACCATTTCCTTGAAGCCCCGCGATGAGTGGCTTGCCCGCAAGATAAAAGAAGGATATTTGCTTGGCCTGGCTGAAGACGCGTTGGCTTCGAGCGGGCTGGATGAACAAACGCTCAAAAGAATCTCCCGCGAAACGGAGAACATGGCGCTCTTCAGGCTGAATAAGTTTATCAGGCTGAAGATTGTTTCTTCTTCCGGGCAGCAAGCCGAGCTGGAACGGATTATCCGAGACGAACTCCCCGCAAAAATAAACGAAGAGCTTATTAATGCCATCAAGGAAAATCTCCGGGCTGAAAACATCAAGTTTGATGCCTCTAACTTGAAACTTCCTGTTTCCGAAATCCCCATGCGCCCGGTTGCCTCCACCTACGAGCTTATGTCCGATGATATGGAATCCGAGATGAAATTCCCCGGGTTTGTCAATGCCTGGACCATGCCGATAAAAACGCGGATAGACATGCTTTCCACCGGCGTAAAAACTCCGGTTGCCATCAAGGTTTTCGGGCCGGATATCAATATCGCGCAGGAGATAGCCAAGGAAATAGAGACCGCGGTAAAGCGCGACCCCGGCACACAGAGCGCCATCGGGGAAAGGTTTACCCAGGGGTATGTTACATTTGATATCAAGCGCGAAGAATGCGCCCGTTACGGCTTGAGCGTGGGAGAGGTGCAGGATATTATCGAAACCGCCATCGGCGGGATGAATATTTCGGAGATAGTCGAAGGCCCTTACCGCTTCTCGGTAAATATCAGGTATCCCAGGGAGATGAGGGATAATATCGAAGAACTCAAAAGGGTCTTGGTTTCTGCTTCCGGCGGACAGAATATTCCCTTGATGAGCGTCGCGGATATCGTCTTTAAGGACGGATATTCCTCCATAAAAACAGAGCAATCCATCCCGGTAAGCGTGGTTTATATTACTCTTAAAGAAGGGCAGGACGTAGGAAGTTATGTGGCGCGCGTGAAAGGATTCCTTGAAGGCAAAATAAAACCGCCTGCCGGATATTATTATTCTTTCAGCGGGCAATACGAATATATGGAGGCGCTCAATAAAAGGCTTTTGGTAGTCGTTCCGCTTACCTTGGTTATAATTACAATCATCGTCTATTTTACGGTCGGCAGCATCCTGATGACGCTGATATTGCTTATCACCCTGCCGTTTTCCCTGATTGGCGGATTCTGGTATATGTATATAATGGATTTTAATATGAGCCTGGCGGTTGTTTCCGGATTCATTGTCCTGGCAGGCTTTGCTTCGCAGACCGCGATAATCATGCATGTCTACCTGGATTTGGCAATGGAAGAGAAAATAAAGTCCGGAATCCCGATAACCAAAGGCGTGATAAATGCCGCGATGATAGAAGGCGCGGTCATGCGCGTCCGCCCGAAAATAATGAGCGTGGCGACCAGCTTTTTCGGGTTATTGCCCTTGCTCTGGACGAGCGCCGCGGAAGGGGGACCCTTACTCAGGATGGCCGTGCCTTTGATGGGCGGGCTCGTTACCTCCGTTATCCATACATTGCTTTTGATACCGCTTTACTACGCGATTTATCTGGAAATAAAATATAAGAATAAGGAAAGGAGAAAAACATGA
- a CDS encoding efflux RND transporter periplasmic adaptor subunit translates to MSKKGLIIFIILIVALAGIVVFVPQARDGFIAGWNWVFGSPKALEAGYYYTCPMHPEIHLPSAGDCPICGMSLVKKESGKEEEKATSITLSGRQVQIGGIRTEAVKKRGLVKTVDAIGKIDYDERARYAVSARVDGRVDKIYVNFTGATIKPNQAMVDIYSPQLVSAQKEYLLSLDTLKSVRASEFKETVKSAEELVEASRQRLLLWGITPEQVSKLEKTREVENHLTIYSQNKGTIITKNIVEGQYVKEGDVLFETADLSNVWLYADIYEQDIPLLAEDSAREAEITSKAFPGEIFSGRIEFTYPFVNPETRTMRIRITIPNPHLKLRPEMFANARIKAAFGEKLAIPESAVVYTGKRNIVFMADGAGVFTPTLVSLGAQWLYDKDFIYSEQSALPFHQGMQRYHEVLGGVKEGDIIVTSGNFLVDAESQIQGALQRFLKDLPAQDKTVSHENVKPSFNENDAYVCPMKCESSDKPGKCSKCGMNLVPNTPSPEKEPVKQENPAEKDAYICPMHPDVISDKPGKCPKCGMNLVPNPKAGEKQDHSEHNH, encoded by the coding sequence ATGTCTAAAAAAGGTTTGATTATTTTTATAATTCTTATCGTGGCTCTTGCCGGGATTGTTGTGTTTGTCCCGCAGGCCAGGGACGGATTTATTGCCGGGTGGAACTGGGTTTTCGGTTCGCCCAAAGCCCTGGAAGCGGGTTATTATTATACCTGCCCGATGCATCCGGAAATACACCTTCCTTCTGCCGGTGATTGCCCTATCTGCGGGATGAGCCTGGTTAAAAAGGAATCCGGCAAGGAAGAGGAAAAAGCCACGAGCATCACCCTTTCCGGCCGCCAGGTCCAAATCGGCGGGATAAGGACGGAAGCGGTTAAAAAGAGGGGTTTGGTCAAAACCGTGGATGCTATCGGCAAAATAGATTACGACGAACGCGCCCGTTACGCGGTCAGCGCGCGGGTTGACGGCAGGGTGGATAAAATTTATGTCAATTTTACCGGCGCAACTATTAAGCCGAATCAAGCTATGGTTGATATATACAGTCCGCAGCTGGTCTCCGCGCAGAAGGAATATCTTTTGTCCCTCGATACGCTTAAAAGTGTCCGGGCAAGTGAATTCAAGGAAACTGTGAAAAGCGCCGAGGAGCTTGTCGAGGCGAGCCGGCAAAGATTGCTGCTGTGGGGAATCACCCCGGAACAGGTCAGCAAGCTGGAAAAGACGCGTGAGGTGGAAAATCATCTGACGATTTATTCCCAGAATAAGGGGACAATTATAACCAAAAATATTGTGGAAGGGCAATACGTCAAGGAAGGCGATGTCCTTTTTGAAACAGCCGATCTTTCCAATGTCTGGCTTTACGCGGATATTTACGAGCAGGATATTCCTTTGCTCGCGGAAGATTCAGCCCGGGAAGCGGAAATAACATCCAAGGCCTTTCCCGGAGAAATATTCAGCGGCCGGATAGAATTTACTTATCCTTTTGTCAATCCGGAAACGCGGACGATGAGGATACGGATTACCATTCCGAATCCGCATTTAAAACTGCGTCCGGAGATGTTTGCCAACGCCCGGATTAAAGCGGCTTTCGGGGAAAAGCTTGCTATTCCGGAAAGCGCGGTGGTCTATACCGGCAAACGAAATATTGTTTTTATGGCGGACGGCGCCGGGGTGTTTACCCCCACGCTTGTTTCTTTGGGGGCGCAGTGGCTTTATGACAAGGATTTTATTTACTCGGAACAAAGCGCTTTGCCTTTCCATCAGGGCATGCAGAGGTATCACGAGGTTTTGGGCGGGGTAAAAGAAGGCGATATAATCGTAACCAGCGGCAATTTCCTGGTGGATGCGGAAAGCCAGATTCAGGGCGCGCTCCAGAGATTTCTTAAAGATTTGCCCGCGCAGGATAAAACAGTTTCCCATGAGAATGTAAAACCATCGTTTAATGAAAACGACGCCTATGTTTGCCCGATGAAATGCGAAAGCTCGGATAAACCCGGCAAGTGCTCCAAATGCGGGATGAATCTGGTGCCGAATACGCCATCGCCGGAAAAGGAGCCGGTGAAACAGGAAAACCCGGCAGAAAAGGATGCTTATATCTGCCCGATGCATCCCGATGTAATCTCTGATAAGCCCGGTAAATGCCCCAAGTGTGGGATGAATTTGGTGCCGAATCCGAAAGCCGGGGAAAAACAGGACCATTCGGAACATAACCATTAA
- the hcp gene encoding hydroxylamine reductase, translating to MDMLCRQCEQTAKGTGCTVKGVCGKEPEAAVLQDLILYGLRGVGIYGQLARQLGVKDKDVDYFVMNALFTTITNVNFDVKRLKEIVKETYETKEKIKKLFLDAYKKKNSKEFSGTLPKAAEWKPADDLPGMLAEGSKVGVRENPDLNEDLRSLRELLLYGVKGIGAYAHHAWLLVKEDETVTAFFHKALAALADYSLSADELTGLVMEAGKVNLKCMEILDQGHTERFGNPEPTSVYLGVKKGPAIIVSGHDLVDLEELLKQTEGKGVNIYTHGEMLPAHAYPGLKKYKHLAGHFGSAWQNQQKEFDNVPAAILMTTNCIQQPRDSYKDRIFTTGMVAFPGLNHIPNYTPKDFSKVIEKALALKGFAQDSHEKDITIGFGHAAVLGVAGKVIDAVKSGAIKHFFLIGGCDGAKPVRNYYTEFAQKVPKDCVILTLACGKFKFNRLDFGDINGIPRLLDMGQCNDAYSAIKVAGALADAFKCTVNDLPLSLVLSWYEQKAVCILLTLLSLGIKNIKLGPSLPAFVSPNVLKILVEKFNIAPITTPEEDLNSILGAKIKA from the coding sequence ATGGACATGCTTTGCAGGCAATGCGAACAAACCGCCAAAGGAACCGGATGCACCGTTAAAGGCGTCTGCGGCAAAGAGCCGGAAGCCGCGGTCTTGCAGGATTTAATCCTGTATGGCTTAAGGGGCGTCGGAATCTACGGGCAACTCGCCCGCCAGCTCGGCGTTAAAGACAAGGATGTCGATTACTTTGTCATGAACGCCCTTTTCACCACGATTACCAACGTCAACTTTGACGTAAAAAGGCTTAAAGAAATAGTCAAAGAGACTTACGAAACAAAGGAAAAGATAAAGAAGCTGTTTTTGGATGCCTATAAAAAGAAGAACAGCAAGGAGTTTTCCGGAACGCTGCCTAAAGCGGCCGAATGGAAGCCGGCTGATGATTTGCCGGGCATGCTGGCGGAAGGGTCTAAAGTGGGCGTCCGGGAAAATCCGGATTTGAACGAAGACTTAAGAAGCCTGCGTGAATTGCTTTTATACGGCGTAAAAGGCATCGGCGCTTACGCGCACCACGCTTGGCTTTTGGTCAAAGAAGACGAAACCGTCACGGCATTTTTCCATAAAGCGCTGGCCGCACTGGCCGATTACTCGCTTTCCGCGGATGAGCTGACCGGTCTTGTCATGGAAGCGGGTAAGGTTAACCTAAAATGCATGGAAATCCTAGACCAGGGGCATACCGAAAGGTTTGGAAATCCCGAGCCGACTTCGGTTTACCTGGGGGTGAAAAAAGGTCCGGCAATCATTGTTTCCGGGCATGATTTGGTGGATTTGGAGGAGCTCTTAAAACAGACCGAAGGCAAAGGCGTGAATATTTACACGCACGGCGAGATGCTTCCCGCCCATGCCTATCCCGGCTTGAAGAAATACAAACATCTGGCCGGACACTTCGGAAGCGCCTGGCAAAACCAGCAAAAGGAATTCGATAACGTCCCTGCGGCAATCCTGATGACGACAAACTGCATCCAGCAGCCGCGCGATTCTTACAAAGACAGGATATTTACCACCGGCATGGTCGCGTTTCCCGGATTAAACCATATTCCCAACTACACGCCCAAGGATTTCAGCAAAGTCATCGAAAAGGCATTGGCGTTAAAGGGATTTGCCCAAGACAGCCACGAAAAGGATATCACCATCGGGTTTGGCCACGCGGCCGTCCTGGGCGTGGCGGGCAAAGTGATTGACGCGGTAAAGAGCGGCGCGATAAAGCACTTTTTCCTGATAGGCGGCTGCGACGGCGCCAAGCCGGTCCGGAACTATTACACCGAATTCGCCCAGAAAGTGCCCAAAGACTGCGTGATACTTACTCTCGCCTGCGGAAAGTTCAAGTTTAACCGGCTGGACTTCGGCGATATCAACGGGATACCGAGATTGCTGGACATGGGCCAGTGCAACGACGCCTATTCGGCGATAAAAGTTGCCGGCGCGCTGGCGGACGCCTTCAAATGCACGGTTAATGACCTGCCGTTGTCGCTGGTGCTTTCCTGGTATGAGCAAAAAGCGGTCTGCATCCTGCTGACGCTCTTGTCATTGGGCATAAAGAATATTAAGCTGGGTCCGTCTCTGCCGGCGTTTGTCTCGCCCAATGTCCTGAAAATACTGGTGGAGAAATTCAATATCGCCCCGATAACCACGCCCGAGGAAGACTTAAACAGCATCTTGGGCGCGAAGATTAAGGCGTAA
- a CDS encoding TolC family protein produces the protein MRLTVFLLMLFAVCGCASSAEEPVLLNAPSADNYTAPENPFPSVTETDLIASPLNLDNVIGFALDNNPSLKAANSRWEASRQRPVQARSPEDPMLLAQYMNNPDMYKTGLMLSQKIPWFGKLSLAGKIAESDVLIEEQKAINERWLLVGKVKIAYYDLFWINRAIRVNEEAKGIISNIEKIALLQYETGKTGQQDVLKARIELARINNEIGVLNESRTAAIAALNRLLNRPSSAPLGEPEMNNLSALKLSLEQLTGLALKFSPEVKMSEEEIRKFDNEVALARKQYYPDWVLSLEYNRLDNGIEGEDNEWGVKAGINIPLWRRKYAAAVREANANQKASQYESQSAKSKTIFDVKDSYVKIANAWKVIELYQNTLIPQASQSLAVSQVGYQTGKSDFLDLLDSVSLILDLKLGLYQAQVDYKKELAALELCCAFPVESVTGERTPKEATPNTKESK, from the coding sequence ATGAGGCTGACGGTATTTTTGCTGATGCTTTTCGCGGTTTGCGGATGCGCTTCATCCGCAGAAGAACCTGTATTGCTTAATGCCCCGAGCGCGGATAATTACACCGCGCCGGAAAATCCGTTTCCTTCGGTTACGGAAACGGATTTAATTGCTTCTCCCCTGAATCTGGATAATGTAATCGGTTTTGCCCTTGATAATAATCCATCCTTGAAAGCGGCCAACAGCCGCTGGGAGGCGTCCCGGCAAAGGCCGGTCCAGGCGAGAAGCCCGGAAGACCCGATGTTATTAGCCCAATATATGAATAATCCGGATATGTATAAAACCGGTTTGATGCTTTCGCAGAAAATACCGTGGTTCGGCAAACTCAGCCTCGCGGGAAAGATTGCCGAATCGGATGTTTTGATAGAAGAACAGAAAGCGATAAACGAGCGCTGGCTTCTGGTCGGTAAGGTCAAAATAGCTTATTACGATTTGTTCTGGATTAACCGGGCTATCCGCGTGAATGAGGAAGCCAAAGGCATCATATCCAATATAGAAAAAATAGCGCTGTTGCAATACGAAACCGGCAAGACCGGCCAGCAGGATGTTTTGAAAGCGCGGATAGAACTCGCCCGGATAAATAACGAAATTGGCGTTTTAAACGAGAGCCGGACTGCGGCGATAGCCGCACTTAACCGGCTTTTGAACCGCCCGTCCTCGGCGCCTCTGGGGGAACCGGAAATGAATAATCTGTCCGCCTTGAAATTATCGCTCGAACAATTAACCGGGCTGGCTTTGAAGTTTTCGCCCGAAGTTAAAATGAGCGAGGAAGAAATAAGAAAGTTTGATAATGAAGTTGCCCTGGCGCGTAAGCAGTATTACCCGGACTGGGTTCTCTCGCTGGAGTATAACCGCTTAGACAACGGCATAGAAGGCGAAGATAACGAATGGGGCGTCAAGGCGGGAATCAATATTCCCTTGTGGCGCAGGAAATATGCCGCCGCCGTGCGCGAGGCAAACGCCAACCAAAAGGCAAGCCAATATGAATCGCAATCAGCCAAAAGCAAGACCATTTTCGACGTGAAAGACAGTTACGTGAAAATCGCCAACGCCTGGAAAGTGATTGAGTTGTACCAAAACACCCTGATTCCGCAGGCAAGCCAATCGCTGGCGGTTTCCCAGGTCGGTTACCAGACCGGCAAATCTGATTTCCTGGATTTATTGGACAGTGTCAGCCTGATTTTGGATTTGAAGCTCGGTTTATACCAAGCTCAGGTTGATTATAAAAAGGAACTGGCCGCGCTGGAATTATGCTGCGCTTTCCCGGTGGAAAGCGTTACCGGCGAAAGAACCCCTAAAGAGGCAACGCCTAATACAAAGGAATCCAAATAG
- a CDS encoding YHS domain-containing protein: MGSKIKVTKDTLSAEYRGKIYYFCCDGCPDDFAKDPEKYTKK; the protein is encoded by the coding sequence ATGGGGAGCAAGATAAAGGTGACCAAGGACACGCTTTCCGCTGAATACCGGGGTAAGATTTATTATTTCTGTTGCGATGGCTGCCCGGATGATTTTGCCAAAGACCCGGAAAAATATACGAAGAAGTGA